In Maridesulfovibrio sp., the genomic stretch CTGGGAAGGGCCAGGATTTCAATACCCTTCTTTTTAAGTTCCATAGCGGCTTTTGTCTCAGCCTGATCTTTAGTGGTCCAGAAAATTGTTTCTGCGGCGCGGGTGGTGGTCAGGATATAATCAGCGTGGTTTTCAGGAAGTTTTCCGGTGACCACAACAGCCTTTGGCTGGATGAATCCATCTGGAAGCGGTGAAAGTCTGCAATTCAGGCTGGGGTTGTCTTCACGCAGGGTGTTGCCGCCGACAATAACCGCTCCGACCATGGAACGCAGCAGCTGCACATCCTGAAAGGATTCCGGGCAGGAAACCGCTTCCTGCACTCCTGTTGCGCCGGCGATTTTGCCGTCAATGGTACAGGCCAGTTTCAGGATAGAGTAAGCCCGGTCCTTGAACTGCCAGCAGAGGAAATCGGAAATCAGGTCCTTACATTGCTCTTCCAGTACGCCCTGATCAACACGAACACCTTTGGATTCAAGATATTCGATTCCACCGGCAGCCTTGGGATTGGGATCGCGGGTACCCACTACAATGTGCGGGATTCCGGACTCAAGTATTCCTTCTGTGCAGGGAGGTGTCTTACCGTGGTGATTGCAGGGTTCCAGAGTCACGTACATGGTGCATTTGCTCATGTCCACGGACTTTGATTTTGCATCAGCTATGCATTCCCGTTCCGCGTGCAGTCCACCGCAGAAACGGTGGTAACCTTCAGCAACAATCACACCGTCACGGACCATTACCGCGCCTACAGTCGGATTGGGCGCGGTACGGTTGCGCCCGAGCAGGGCCAGTTCGACCGCGCGGGCCATGAAGGTTTCGTCAGGGCTAGATGTCGATTTCAAGAAGAGCAAATTCGACTCCGGCTTCTTTGAGCATCTGCTGGGACAGTTCGTCCGGGTAGCTCTCTGAATAGTAAATAGCGCTGACACCCGTGTTGATCAGCATTTTTGTGCAGATCAGGCACGGCTGTGTGGTGCAGTAGATTTCAGCGCCTTTCAGGGAAACTCCGTGGGTTGCGCCCTGAATGATAACGTTTTGCTCAGCGTGCAGACCGCGGCAGAGTTCATGGCGTTCTCCGGAAGGGATGCCCATTTTCGCGCGGATGCAGCCTACATCTGCGCAGTGGGCAGTGCCGGAAGGCGGGCCGTTGTAGCCACTGGCAAGAATTCGTTTGTCAAGCACAGCAACGGCTCCGACTTTGCGTCGGATGCAGGTGGAACGCTCTGCAACGAGGTGTGCTATGCGCATGAAATAGTCAGGCCAAGGCATTCTGTTATCCATGAAAATGCTCCCTTCTTTGAAGCTGAGAAAACGGACCTGAATATTCAGGTCCGTTTTTATTTGAATTATGTCGCGCTTCGCGCTTTTGGTGAAAGCATTTTGCCTCCGGCGGCTTAAACCCTTTTGCAAAAGGGTTTAAGAATCCCAAAACCTTTTGTCAGGCTTCGCCACTGGCATGGCAAATTGTGCGATCCTAGTATGCGAAGAGCGGGTAGTCTTTTGCGAACTCTGCAACTTCTTTGCTGATTTCAGCAAGTCTGGTGTCGTTGCCTATGGAGTCGATGGCTGCGGTTATCCATCCGGCGACTTTAACCATTTCTGCTTCTTTCATTCCGCGAGTGGTCAGAGCCGGGGTACCGATACGTACGCCGGATGTCACGAACGGTGAACGGGTTTCAAACGGAATGGTGTTCTTGTTGACAGTGATACCTGCTTCATCAAGAGCGTGTTCTGCGTCTTTACCGGTGATGTCTTTATTGGTCAGGTCGAGCATCATCAGGTGGTTGTCGGTACCGCCGGATACGAGGTCGAAACCTGCGTCCATCAGGTTCTTGGCCAGAGCCTGAGCGTTGGCAACAACCTGTTTCTGGTATTCAACGTAGGAAGGCTTGAGAGCTTCACCGAAAGCAACTGCTTTAGCTGCGATTACATGCATGAGCGGGCCGCCCTGAATACCGGGGAAAATATTTGAGTTCAGTGCCTTGCCGTTTTCCTCGGAGGAGAGAATCATACCGCCGCGGGGACCGCGCAGGGTCTTGTGGGTGGTGGTAGTGGTGTAGTGCGCGTGCTCAATGCAGGAGGGGTGTACGCCTGCTGCGATGAGACCTGCGATGTGCGCCATGTCTACCATGAGGACTGCGCCGACTTCATCAGCAATCTGGCGGAAGCGGGCGAAGTCAATGATGCGGGGGTAAGCGGAAGCACCGGCAATGATCATTTTAGGTTTGCACTCTTTGGCAATCTTAAGAACATTGTCGTAGTTGATGGTCTTGGTTTCGGGGTCAACACCGTAGAACTTGATGTCAAAGAGTTTACCGGAGAAGTTTACCGGGGAGCCGTGAGTCAGGTGTCCGCCGTGGGAAAGATCCATGCCGAGTACGGTGTCGCCGGGTTTGAGAGCTGCGAAATAAACAGCCATGTTGGCCTGAGAACCGGAATGGGGCTGTACGTTTACGTATTCGCAGCCGAAAATTTCTTTTGCACGGTCACGGGCGAGGTCTTCAGCAAGGTCAACGAATTCACAACCGCCATAGTAGCGTTTGCCGGGGTAACCTTCTGCGTACTTGTGGGTCATAACACTGCCCATGGCCTGACGGACCGCTGTGGAGGTGAAGTTCTCCGAAGCGATGAGTTCAAGCTTGGTCATCTGGCGGGTTACTTCCAGTCCGATAGCAGCCGCTACTGCCGGGTCTTTCATCATAAGTTCTTCCATGACAAGCTCCTTTGATAAGATTAGTCGCGGGGTATTAGCTACCCCGCGACAAATATAATTAATTCTTATTCTTCAAACTTTTTAAAAAGCATGCAGCCGTTTGTTCCGCCGAAGCCGAACGAGTTGCTCAGTACGTAGTTGACCTGCTGCTCACGTTTACCGTCTTTGACGTAATCGAGATCACAGTCGGGGTCAGCTTCGATCTGGTTTGCAGTACCGGGGATGATTCCGGTTGAAAGTGTTTTGACAGCGAAAGCTGCTTCAACACCGCCTGCACCACCGAGAAGGTGGCCGATCTGGGATTTGTTGGCACTGATAGCAATATCTTTTGCATGGTCACCGAAAACTTTTTTAATAGCTTTGGTTTCGCATGCGTCGTTCAACTTGGTGGATGTCCCGTGTGCATTGATGTGGTCAATCTCAGAGGGATCTATCTTTGCTTCACGGATAGCAGCATTCATGGCCCGAGCCATTCCAGCTCCGTCTTCCGGGGGCGCTGTCATGTGGTAGGCATCGGAAGAAGCTCCGAAACCGACAACTTCTGCGAGAATCTCGGCGCCGCGCTTCCGGGCATGATCCAATGATTCCAGCAGCAGCAGCCCAGCACCTTCACCCATGACAAAGCCGTCACGACCTGCGTCAAAAGGACGGGAAGCGGTAGCAGGATCATCATTACGGGTGGAGAGAGCCTTCATGGCTGTGAATCCGGCAAAACCGAGCGGGGTGATTGTTGATTCTGCACCGCCGCAGATCATAACATCAGCACGGCCGAGCATAATGTCGGTGTACGCAGTGCCTATGGCATGGGTACCGGATGCACATGCAGTGCACATGCACAGGTTGGGACCCTGCGCTTCGGCAAAGATGGAAACCTGACCGGAAGCCATGTTACCGATGATTATCGGAATGAAGAAAGGTGTGATTTTCTTGGGGCCGGATTTCATCAGTTTGGTGTGCTGTTTCTCAATGGTGTCGAGACCACCGAGACCAACACCGATAACAACTCCGGCACGTTCGCGCTCATCCCCTTCAAGTTTGAGTCCGGTGGACTCGACAAGCATCTGGTTGGCAGCCACCGCAAACTGGGTGAACCTTTCCATACGTTTTGCCTGTTTCTGCGGGATGAATTCCTTGGCGTCAAATCCCTTGACTTCGCCAGCAATGCGAGCACTGAATTCGCTGGCGTCAAAGGCGGAAATTTCAGCAATCCCAGACTTGCCTGCAAGCAGGTTGTCCCAACTGGTGTTGATGTCATTCCCAAGAGGGGTGATGGCGGAAACGCCTGTTACTACTACCCTATTCATATATGTGAACCTGTATGAGTTGGGGTTATTTTTGGGCGGATAAGCAAAAGAGCGCCTTACGCCCGTGAGGAGCCATAAGGCGCTCTTTTTAAAACCCTGCTAAGCAATCAGCTCTACTGCTTGCTCTCAACGAATGCGATAGCATCCTTGACTTTGAGGATCTTCTGAGCTTCTTCGTCTTCGATTTCAACGTCGAACTCTTCTTCCATAGCCATGATGAGTTCGGTAAGGTCGAGAGAGTCGGCACCGAGATCTTCAACAAAGGATGCTTCGTCTTTAATTTCGTCTTCGGATACGCCAAGCTGGTCTACGATAATTGCTTTTACTTTTTCAGCTGCGGACATAGTCCCCTCCAAATCATTATTTAGTGTTTCTTGATTACATGTACATCCCGCCGTTAACAGCGAGAGTCTGGCCTGTGATATAACCGGATTCTTCCCTGGCGAGGAATGAAACCGCATTCGCTATATCATCGGATGTGCCGAGTTTTTTCAGCGGTATGTTATCCATCATTTGCGCCATGACTTTTTCAGGCAGTTCTGCGGTCATGTCGGTCTGAATGAATCCCGGGGTAACGGCATTCACGGTGACACCGCGCGGAGCAAGTTCAATAGCGCTGGCCTTGGTCAGCCCTATGAGGCCGGCCTTGGCAGATACGTAGTTGGCCTGTCCGGCATTACCGGCCTGACCTACTACAGAGGAAATGTTGATGATCCGTCCATAACGCTGTTTCATCATTATCTTTGCTGATTCGCGAAGACAGGTGAAAGCACCGGTCAGGTTGATGTCCAGAACTTTGTCCCAGTCTTCATCCTTCATGCGGACGAGCAGGCCGTCCCGGGTTATTCCGGCATTGTTAACCAGAACATCCAGTTTAACCTTACCCTTGATCTCTTCTTTGAAGAAAGAGGTTACAGCTTCACGGTCGGAAGAATCAAGCTTGAATGCACGGGCCTTACCGCCTGCGGCTTCGATTTCAGCGCAGACTTTTTCAGCTCCGTCAGGGCGGCTTACGTAAGTGATGAACACTTCAAATCCGTCTTTGGCTAGCTGTTTGGCGCAGGCTTCACCGATTCCTCTGGACCCGCCCGTTACAAGGGCGGTGCTTGGCAGTTCACTCATGTACTTCCCTCTATTTAAAATTAATCTAGTCATGCGTCTCATAGCCTAAAGCGGCTGTGACTGCAAATTTAATCTAAATTAATTTGTTTAAACATACATGCGCGTTTGCGTAATGTAGTTTTTACCTTTTATACAGCAGTGTTGTTAAGATTCCGTGATGAACAGCAGAATGTTACAAAACAACTCTTTAAAATTGAATTAAAGAAGAACCCCAGGTCAATCCACCACCGAAAGTGGTCAAAAGGACCAAATCTCCGTCTTTGATGAAACCTGATTCCCGTGCGTCGGCAAGTGCTATAGGGATGGAGGCGGCCGATGTATTTCCGAATCTGTCTACGTTCGCAAAAACTTTTTCACGGGGAACGCCAAGTTTTTTTCCCACAGCTTCAATGATGCGCATGTTGGCCTGATGTGGCACCAGTACGTCGATATCTTCTGTGGTCAGTCCCTGCTTTTCAATAATCTCATTGGAAATTGAGGTCATGGAACGCACGGCGTGTTTGTAAATCTCACGGCCCTGCATTTCCACAAAGTGATCGGCTCCAATGGTATCACCCATTCTGTAAGGGAGAGCTGATCCCCCGCCTTTTATGGTCAGGTTCATCCCCGGCCCTCCGTCAGCACGGATGAGAGTGTCGATAACTTTTCCTGGCTCTCCGTCTTTACCGGCAGTCATAACTACCGCGCCTGCGCCGTCTCCGAAGAGAACACAGGTGGAGCGGTCTTCCCAGTTAACACGGCTGGTAAGAATCTCCGCACCGCAGACCAGAATTTTAGCAGAGGGGTCGAGATTAATGAGTGCCCGGGCCACCTCAACTGCGTATACAAAACCGGAGCAGGCCGCAGAAAGGTCCATGGCAGCTCTGTTTTTGATACCCAGCCGCTCCATAAGCAGGCAGGATGTGGTGGGAATAGGCATATCGCCGGTGAAGGTGGCGATGATAACGTGTGTGAGTTCTTCCGCTTCCATGTCTGCATCTTTAAGGGCTTTTACAGATGCCGCATAGGCAAGATCCAGGCATGTCTCGTCTTCAACAACATGACGTTGTTTAATTCCGGTACGGGTGGTTATCCATTCGTCGTTAGTATCGACAAATTTTTCAAGATCAGTATTAGTGTATAGCCGTTCAGGGACATGGAAACCAAGACCCCTGATGTGCGAGAAAGTACTCATTACACCAGTCCTGTTTTAGGATGGAAAGAGAGCTGATCATCCGGGGATGCGTCTGTATCTTAAGCAGGGGCCGCAGGATATGGCACCGGACGCTAAAAATCGCGTTCGGTGATCTCCTTGTGCGCGGCCAATCCTTCTTTCAGGTGCGAGACAGCATCGTTTTTAACAAATGTGGAGGCCATTTCAATGGCACGTTCCACAGCCCGGGAATCGGCTTTACCGTGGCAGACAAGGACAATTCCTTTCAGTCCGAGGACCGGAGCTCCGCCGTATTCGGATTTATCCAACAGTCTGCTGAATCTTTTGAAAGCTTTCATCGCGAGCATTGCTCCCAGCTTGGAAACGATGTCACGTTTAAGCTCTCCCTTCAGCAGGCTGCCGAAGCTTGTCGCCAGCCCTTCGGCCAGCTTCAGTGCTACGTTGCCTACGAACCCGTCACAAACGGCAACATCAACATCTCCGGTAAAAATATCCCTCCCTTCGATGTTGCCAACGAAATTCAACGAAGAATTTTTGAGCATGTCGAAGGTTGTTTTTACCAGCGAGTTTCCTTTGCCTTCCTCTTCACCGATGGTCAAAAGCCCGATGCGCGGGGATTCATATCCCAGCACGTCACGGGCCAGCACGTCGGCCATGAGACCGAACTGGAAGAGGTGCTCCGGTTTGGAGTCAACATTGGCACCTACATCAAGCAGGACCATAGGCTTCTTTTCAGTGGGCAGGATTCCGGCCATGCCCGGACGCAGGACACCCTTGATACGACCGATAGTGAACATGCCGCAAGCAACGGTGGCCCCGGAGTTACCGGCACTGACGACACCGTCGGCCTTGCCTTCCTTGACCAGTCTGCATGCGACCTGAATTGATGAGTCCTTCTTCCGGCGCATAGCGTCAGCAGGTTTGTCCTCCATTGTGACAACCTGGGAAGCATGAACAATATCAATAGCACATGATCCGGTATCAAGCTTTTCCAGCTCGGACCGGATCATGTGCTCATCACCTACCAGCGTAATCGGGAGCCCCGTTTTTGCGGCATTAACCGCTGCGGGAACTATAACCGAAAGGCCGTAATCGCCACCCATGGCGTCTACGGCAATGCGGGGTACAATGTTAGGCATCTTCAGAAGTGATTACCTGACGACCTTTATAGGAACCGCAAGAAGAGCAGGCTCTGTGAGGGATGATGGGTTCACCGCACTCGCAGTATACTACGTTGGGGGTTGCTACGTGGTCGTGTGAACGACGCATGTTTCTGCGGGATTTGGAAGTTTTCTTTTTCGGCTGTGCCATGACTAAGTCTCCTAAAGAGTTTTTTTTAAACCGATCCGTACGGACCGGAATCTAGTTCTTTATCTTAAGATTGCGGAAAACCGCAAGCCTTGGATCGCCCTGTTCCTGTTCGCAATCGCAGCCGCCTTTATTAAGGTCGGCTCCACACTTGGCGCAAAGCCCCTTGCAAGATTCCTTACACAGGGGTTTTATCGGAAGAGCTATTACGAAATGCTCCCAGAGAAGGGCACCGATATCGATTTTGAGCCCTTCTTTGGTCTTTACAACGGGTGATTCTTCATCATCTCCGTCTTCAGCGACCTGCTCATATTCCTCGAATTCGGTGGAAATATTATGCTTGTAGTCTGCCGTGCACCTGTCGCATGCAATTGTCACGGAACCTTTGGTTCCACCTCTGACAAGGCATCCTTTATCCTGAGGAAGGACATAGACGTCAGACACCAGCGCAGTGCCGGGTTTGACCTCTACTTTATACTGTTTCCATGCATCGGACCAGAATTTCTGGTCCTCAAAAACAAAATTTTGTCCCTCTTCGGGAATGTCGTTTAATGTAATCCAGAGTTCAGACATATTTTTCCTCGCGGAAGGGTTTCCTATATGAGTTTTTTTTCTTATGTCAAGGAAAAAGAGCTTGCATTTTCCAGAGCGAGCGTTTAAATGATACCTCTTTTGTTCGGGCAGAGTAGTTTCCCTTGTGGATAATCGCGCTTTCCGGCAATATTAAATAAGTGACTACCATTAAGGAGGTTCAACATGTCCCAGGTATGCGATATATGCGGTAAAGGTCCTCAGACAGGCAATAACGTTTCCCACGCTCACAACAAGACTAAGAGACGTTTCATGCCCAACCTGCAGAAAGTCCGCACTCAGCTTCCCAGCGGTGAAGTTAAAAGCATCAAAGCTTGCACCCGCTGCATCCGCTCCGGCGCTGTTGTTAAGCCCGTAGCTAACAAAAAGTAAGCTAGTTCTTATTTTTATTTTTCGCACGACTTGTCGTGTAAAAAGCCCCGGTCATAATTATTTATGGCTGGGGCTTTTTTTTATTATTCTGCTACCCACTTAAGAGCTTCTTGCAGTTTATCAGCCGAGTATGTTTTTACTTCACCGCTGGACAGTATTCCGGCAACTCTTGTTCCCCATTCTGACCATGAGGGACCGCCGACAACAGCCAGCTTTTCAAAATCATTTCGGTGGGCCATACCGAACTTTGCATCTTCCCACATGGCTTTCAGGTCCCAGTCTTTAAAATTTTCATCCATGTAGAGCAGTGCTTTGCACTTACCATGTTCGGAAATGACCTTTTGCAGGGCAGGTATCCATATTTCGGTGTAATCCTCTCCTGTGACTGTTTCTGAGGCTGTTACCGCCAGCATAGCGCCGCTGCTTTCTTTCATGATTGTGATCATTTCTAATCTCCTATTGCTGATTTTCCGAATGATTCAGGGCTCAGTCTATCACATACGCTTAGGAATTAAATTACTTAATCATGTAAAACTGACTCAGGTCAAGGAAAGCAGATAATACCGATGTATTCATTACGCATACAGCGGTAATCTTCCGCGAAATTATTCGAATTGATAATTATCAGGAACGAGTGGATGAATTATTTTGATAAAATGAAAGGCGGGGGGCAGTGCCCGCCCCGGACCTGCCTGAGTGAAATTTTATGGTCATGGATTGGTGCCTTTTGCGGGATTCTGCCCGTGGCCATATTGAATTACAATATTTTTGCCGGTACTGATCTTGTCTTCATTATCGGATCATTCGGTGCGTCTGCCGTTTTAATTTACGGTGCAATAACCAGCCCTCTTGCCCAGCCCCGCAATCTCATCGGCGGACATATCATGTCTGCGCTGATCGGGGTGGCATGCTACAAAATGTTTCCTGATCAGCTTTGTCTTGCTGCGCCGCTAGCTGTGGCAACGGCTATTGCTGTTATGCATGCGACTAATACATTGCATCCTCCGGGAGGAGCTTCCGCGCTTATTGCGGTGATCGGCAGTCCCAAGTTACATGCGTTGGGATATTGGTATGCAGTGGTTCCTGTAGGCTTAAGTGCGCTCATAATGCTCGTTGTGGCGGTATTAGTGAATAATATGGCTAAAGCTCGCAGGTATCCGGTTTTTTGGTATTAAGATTTGATGTTTCTTAGGGCGGTAGATTTCACTGACACAAGGGCTGTCGGCGCTGATTCAAGCTTTAGTTAATTACACCGGCTTCGCGGTAAAATTTCTCAGCACCGGGATGCAGCGGGACGGGCAGTCCTGCGGTTGCGCGTTTAAGGGATA encodes the following:
- a CDS encoding DUF177 domain-containing protein codes for the protein MSELWITLNDIPEEGQNFVFEDQKFWSDAWKQYKVEVKPGTALVSDVYVLPQDKGCLVRGGTKGSVTIACDRCTADYKHNISTEFEEYEQVAEDGDDEESPVVKTKEGLKIDIGALLWEHFVIALPIKPLCKESCKGLCAKCGADLNKGGCDCEQEQGDPRLAVFRNLKIKN
- the rpmF gene encoding 50S ribosomal protein L32, whose product is MAQPKKKTSKSRRNMRRSHDHVATPNVVYCECGEPIIPHRACSSCGSYKGRQVITSEDA
- the fabG gene encoding 3-oxoacyl-[acyl-carrier-protein] reductase, whose protein sequence is MSELPSTALVTGGSRGIGEACAKQLAKDGFEVFITYVSRPDGAEKVCAEIEAAGGKARAFKLDSSDREAVTSFFKEEIKGKVKLDVLVNNAGITRDGLLVRMKDEDWDKVLDINLTGAFTCLRESAKIMMKQRYGRIINISSVVGQAGNAGQANYVSAKAGLIGLTKASAIELAPRGVTVNAVTPGFIQTDMTAELPEKVMAQMMDNIPLKKLGTSDDIANAVSFLAREESGYITGQTLAVNGGMYM
- a CDS encoding HPP family protein, which encodes MNYFDKMKGGGQCPPRTCLSEILWSWIGAFCGILPVAILNYNIFAGTDLVFIIGSFGASAVLIYGAITSPLAQPRNLIGGHIMSALIGVACYKMFPDQLCLAAPLAVATAIAVMHATNTLHPPGGASALIAVIGSPKLHALGYWYAVVPVGLSALIMLVVAVLVNNMAKARRYPVFWY
- the ribD gene encoding bifunctional diaminohydroxyphosphoribosylaminopyrimidine deaminase/5-amino-6-(5-phosphoribosylamino)uracil reductase RibD, with the protein product MKSTSSPDETFMARAVELALLGRNRTAPNPTVGAVMVRDGVIVAEGYHRFCGGLHAERECIADAKSKSVDMSKCTMYVTLEPCNHHGKTPPCTEGILESGIPHIVVGTRDPNPKAAGGIEYLESKGVRVDQGVLEEQCKDLISDFLCWQFKDRAYSILKLACTIDGKIAGATGVQEAVSCPESFQDVQLLRSMVGAVIVGGNTLREDNPSLNCRLSPLPDGFIQPKAVVVTGKLPENHADYILTTTRAAETIFWTTKDQAETKAAMELKKKGIEILALPSGEKGLIFEDGLKMLRRKYGILRTLCEGGGKLACSMAEQGLVDEFVMYQAPRILGNVQGRSNFSGSDNKLISEAMDLYVSRVEQSGRDLKIVFKPEGQ
- a CDS encoding beta-ketoacyl-ACP synthase III → MSTFSHIRGLGFHVPERLYTNTDLEKFVDTNDEWITTRTGIKQRHVVEDETCLDLAYAASVKALKDADMEAEELTHVIIATFTGDMPIPTTSCLLMERLGIKNRAAMDLSAACSGFVYAVEVARALINLDPSAKILVCGAEILTSRVNWEDRSTCVLFGDGAGAVVMTAGKDGEPGKVIDTLIRADGGPGMNLTIKGGGSALPYRMGDTIGADHFVEMQGREIYKHAVRSMTSISNEIIEKQGLTTEDIDVLVPHQANMRIIEAVGKKLGVPREKVFANVDRFGNTSAASIPIALADARESGFIKDGDLVLLTTFGGGLTWGSSLIQF
- a CDS encoding STAS/SEC14 domain-containing protein, which encodes MITIMKESSGAMLAVTASETVTGEDYTEIWIPALQKVISEHGKCKALLYMDENFKDWDLKAMWEDAKFGMAHRNDFEKLAVVGGPSWSEWGTRVAGILSSGEVKTYSADKLQEALKWVAE
- a CDS encoding acyl carrier protein, whose amino-acid sequence is MSAAEKVKAIIVDQLGVSEDEIKDEASFVEDLGADSLDLTELIMAMEEEFDVEIEDEEAQKILKVKDAIAFVESKQ
- a CDS encoding cytidine/deoxycytidylate deaminase family protein; this translates as MDNRMPWPDYFMRIAHLVAERSTCIRRKVGAVAVLDKRILASGYNGPPSGTAHCADVGCIRAKMGIPSGERHELCRGLHAEQNVIIQGATHGVSLKGAEIYCTTQPCLICTKMLINTGVSAIYYSESYPDELSQQMLKEAGVEFALLEIDI
- the glyA gene encoding serine hydroxymethyltransferase, which translates into the protein MEELMMKDPAVAAAIGLEVTRQMTKLELIASENFTSTAVRQAMGSVMTHKYAEGYPGKRYYGGCEFVDLAEDLARDRAKEIFGCEYVNVQPHSGSQANMAVYFAALKPGDTVLGMDLSHGGHLTHGSPVNFSGKLFDIKFYGVDPETKTINYDNVLKIAKECKPKMIIAGASAYPRIIDFARFRQIADEVGAVLMVDMAHIAGLIAAGVHPSCIEHAHYTTTTTHKTLRGPRGGMILSSEENGKALNSNIFPGIQGGPLMHVIAAKAVAFGEALKPSYVEYQKQVVANAQALAKNLMDAGFDLVSGGTDNHLMMLDLTNKDITGKDAEHALDEAGITVNKNTIPFETRSPFVTSGVRIGTPALTTRGMKEAEMVKVAGWITAAIDSIGNDTRLAEISKEVAEFAKDYPLFAY
- the plsX gene encoding phosphate acyltransferase PlsX, producing MPNIVPRIAVDAMGGDYGLSVIVPAAVNAAKTGLPITLVGDEHMIRSELEKLDTGSCAIDIVHASQVVTMEDKPADAMRRKKDSSIQVACRLVKEGKADGVVSAGNSGATVACGMFTIGRIKGVLRPGMAGILPTEKKPMVLLDVGANVDSKPEHLFQFGLMADVLARDVLGYESPRIGLLTIGEEEGKGNSLVKTTFDMLKNSSLNFVGNIEGRDIFTGDVDVAVCDGFVGNVALKLAEGLATSFGSLLKGELKRDIVSKLGAMLAMKAFKRFSRLLDKSEYGGAPVLGLKGIVLVCHGKADSRAVERAIEMASTFVKNDAVSHLKEGLAAHKEITERDF
- the rpmB gene encoding 50S ribosomal protein L28; the protein is MSQVCDICGKGPQTGNNVSHAHNKTKRRFMPNLQKVRTQLPSGEVKSIKACTRCIRSGAVVKPVANKK
- the fabF gene encoding beta-ketoacyl-ACP synthase II encodes the protein MNRVVVTGVSAITPLGNDINTSWDNLLAGKSGIAEISAFDASEFSARIAGEVKGFDAKEFIPQKQAKRMERFTQFAVAANQMLVESTGLKLEGDERERAGVVIGVGLGGLDTIEKQHTKLMKSGPKKITPFFIPIIIGNMASGQVSIFAEAQGPNLCMCTACASGTHAIGTAYTDIMLGRADVMICGGAESTITPLGFAGFTAMKALSTRNDDPATASRPFDAGRDGFVMGEGAGLLLLESLDHARKRGAEILAEVVGFGASSDAYHMTAPPEDGAGMARAMNAAIREAKIDPSEIDHINAHGTSTKLNDACETKAIKKVFGDHAKDIAISANKSQIGHLLGGAGGVEAAFAVKTLSTGIIPGTANQIEADPDCDLDYVKDGKREQQVNYVLSNSFGFGGTNGCMLFKKFEE